A single Hyphomicrobiales bacterium DNA region contains:
- a CDS encoding TRAP transporter small permease, translated as MTKLLNLSEKFSHVLVWIGGGLIILSALLVTLEVFLRKVFNVSIGGADELSGYAFGIATTFGLAYALFQRAHIRVDAAYNLFPAWLKLIADFVGIILLASFAGVITVMSWQLVADTLTHNSHSITPLRTPLKYPQIPWLFGWIYFVFCSVLLILTAVIALIKRDIKGAEALIGAKTLDEQVEEETI; from the coding sequence ATGACCAAGCTCCTCAACCTGTCTGAAAAATTTAGCCATGTATTGGTTTGGATCGGTGGCGGCCTCATTATTTTGTCAGCCCTGCTGGTCACCCTCGAGGTCTTCTTACGCAAGGTTTTCAATGTCAGCATTGGCGGTGCAGACGAACTATCTGGCTACGCCTTCGGCATCGCAACCACCTTTGGTCTGGCATACGCTCTTTTCCAGCGCGCTCACATTCGCGTTGATGCAGCCTACAATCTATTTCCAGCTTGGTTGAAATTAATCGCTGACTTTGTTGGCATCATTCTTCTTGCAAGCTTTGCTGGTGTTATCACCGTTATGTCTTGGCAGTTGGTGGCAGATACGCTGACACATAACTCCCACTCCATAACTCCGCTTAGAACACCACTAAAATACCCGCAAATCCCGTGGCTATTTGGCTGGATCTATTTCGTGTTCTGCTCTGTTTTATTGATCTTAACAGCGGTCATCGCGCTTATAAAACGTGACATCAAAGGAGCAGAAGCACTGATCGGGGCAAAAACGCTTGATGAGCAAGTGGAAGAGGAGACAATCTAA
- a CDS encoding LTA synthase family protein, with amino-acid sequence MQLLLLLVLTVVCATLIERFHSPKGPWLAASLPAYLMRLTIFVGLFFIDFALTWRGIHAFVFTQAVVLLANRVSLGKTSVLQEPLVFSDCILYIDVFRYPELFHITPKLAKLILLGFVSAGFVIIFTTTFETPLAGHDVSHWRAIAFGMIATILAAPFIPLTQPLMKGWVSRFIIRPDIQEDCRKYGLLTVFVGYFIHWLAADRSALVQAKKEHSKTPTAPIYDQIIIIQSEAFCDLRRFGAKNVSLPNLDRLKSETLQYGLFESAFSGGYTQRTEFAVLTGLSVEDIGFDRYYPYFKTTDFSSLSLPQSLVDNGYRTTFIHPFMEKFFGRKKAMPAMGFEKLMMKGDLSELATYGPHTSDHALGEYLISTSKKALDANDKKDFFFITTMENHAPWYEGRLPDFPELGAVDVYCKHIENADAMLGQVVDYLDAQEGRFLLLFYGDHLPLLMDFANPFPSGETDYLLLELGTQKSKATSVQKDIAAWDVQALIKGLNQ; translated from the coding sequence ATGCAACTGCTTTTATTACTTGTCCTTACCGTTGTCTGCGCGACATTAATCGAGCGGTTCCATTCACCCAAAGGCCCATGGCTTGCCGCCAGCCTGCCCGCTTACCTTATGCGGCTCACGATATTTGTCGGCTTATTCTTCATCGATTTTGCTCTGACATGGCGCGGTATACATGCGTTTGTTTTCACCCAAGCTGTCGTACTGCTGGCCAACCGAGTATCGCTGGGGAAAACCAGTGTTTTGCAAGAGCCGCTGGTGTTCAGCGATTGTATTTTATACATCGATGTATTCCGCTATCCGGAATTGTTTCACATTACGCCCAAGCTAGCCAAGCTCATCTTATTGGGATTTGTGTCTGCTGGTTTCGTGATTATTTTTACGACCACCTTTGAAACACCGCTTGCAGGCCATGATGTTTCGCACTGGAGAGCCATCGCTTTTGGCATGATCGCAACCATTTTAGCAGCCCCATTCATCCCGCTGACACAGCCATTGATGAAGGGTTGGGTTAGTCGCTTTATCATAAGACCAGACATCCAAGAAGATTGTCGCAAATATGGGCTTTTAACCGTATTTGTGGGCTATTTTATCCATTGGTTAGCCGCGGATAGATCCGCGCTCGTTCAAGCTAAAAAAGAACACTCAAAAACCCCAACTGCACCAATTTATGATCAAATAATCATCATCCAATCTGAAGCTTTTTGCGACTTAAGACGGTTTGGTGCAAAGAATGTGTCGTTGCCAAACCTTGATCGGTTGAAAAGCGAGACATTGCAGTATGGGCTTTTTGAAAGCGCATTTTCTGGGGGATACACACAGCGAACTGAATTTGCTGTTCTAACGGGATTAAGTGTCGAGGATATCGGATTCGATCGATATTACCCTTATTTTAAAACCACAGATTTTAGCTCTCTGTCACTTCCCCAAAGCTTAGTCGACAATGGCTACCGCACCACTTTTATCCATCCATTTATGGAGAAGTTTTTCGGACGTAAGAAGGCCATGCCAGCTATGGGCTTTGAAAAGCTAATGATGAAAGGTGACCTATCTGAGCTTGCAACATACGGTCCACACACATCCGATCACGCGTTGGGTGAGTACCTTATTTCAACCTCGAAAAAAGCACTCGATGCAAATGACAAAAAAGACTTCTTTTTCATAACAACAATGGAAAATCACGCCCCGTGGTATGAAGGCCGCCTTCCAGATTTTCCTGAGTTGGGCGCTGTGGATGTCTATTGCAAGCATATTGAAAACGCAGATGCTATGCTGGGGCAAGTTGTTGACTATTTAGACGCGCAAGAAGGTCGCTTCTTGTTACTCTTTTACGGCGACCATTTGCCACTATTAATGGATTTCGCCAATCCGTTCCCAAGCGGAGAGACCGATTACCTCTTGCTTGAGCTTGGAACGCAAAAATCGAAAGCAACGAGCGTTCAAAAAGATATTGCAGCGTGGGATGTTCAAGCGTTGATCAAAGGTTTGAACCAATAG
- a CDS encoding TRAP transporter large permease — protein sequence MVTKPLLILVALIAFAVPIAASLGWLGLTLQFLDTPMPLHRALGDMVWQTGTDFLLVAIPMFVLLGEILLRAGITERMYEGIVKWLGWLPGGLMHSNIGSSALFAATSGSSVATAATIGTIAIPQIEKRGYNEQLFLGTIAAGGTLGILIPPSINLILYGLLTDTSVPELYLAGFIPGFLLALLFMVTVVILCKIKTGWGGETVNADWATRFGALPSLVPPIGIFLVVVGSIYAGIATPTEAASLGVVAAMILAAFNGKLTIPMLRAAVEGTMRTTSMIMLIILAAVFLNFVLSVIGLTQALADFVTGLGLSPFQTLLLIVALLIFLGCFMETLSMLLVTAPLITPIVVALGYDPVWFGVLLMVLLETALITPPIGINLYVVQAVRGKGEMLDVMKGALPFVGTMFAMIALLLAFPQIALWLPSLFY from the coding sequence ATGGTCACTAAACCACTTCTCATACTCGTCGCCCTCATTGCTTTCGCCGTACCAATTGCCGCCTCGCTTGGCTGGCTTGGTTTAACCCTGCAATTTTTAGATACACCCATGCCGCTTCACCGCGCCCTTGGCGATATGGTTTGGCAAACAGGCACGGACTTCCTGCTGGTTGCTATCCCAATGTTCGTACTGCTCGGCGAGATCCTCCTTCGCGCAGGCATCACAGAGCGCATGTATGAAGGCATCGTGAAATGGCTTGGCTGGTTGCCAGGTGGCTTGATGCATTCCAACATTGGTTCGTCAGCCTTGTTTGCGGCAACCTCTGGCTCTTCAGTTGCAACGGCTGCCACCATCGGCACCATCGCAATTCCACAAATTGAAAAACGCGGCTATAACGAGCAGCTTTTCCTTGGCACAATTGCAGCAGGCGGCACCCTTGGCATTCTCATTCCGCCCTCCATCAACCTTATTCTTTATGGTCTTCTAACGGACACCTCAGTACCAGAGCTTTATCTAGCAGGCTTCATTCCGGGTTTCTTGCTGGCTCTTCTCTTTATGGTGACTGTGGTCATCCTATGCAAAATCAAAACAGGCTGGGGCGGTGAAACGGTCAATGCTGACTGGGCAACACGCTTTGGAGCACTCCCTTCCCTCGTTCCGCCAATTGGCATCTTCTTAGTAGTCGTTGGCTCTATCTATGCAGGCATTGCAACACCGACAGAAGCTGCATCACTTGGCGTTGTTGCCGCGATGATCCTTGCAGCCTTCAATGGCAAACTGACGATCCCTATGTTGCGAGCAGCGGTTGAGGGCACCATGCGTACGACCTCGATGATCATGTTGATTATCTTGGCCGCCGTGTTCTTAAATTTCGTGCTTTCAGTGATCGGGCTGACACAAGCACTGGCAGATTTTGTGACCGGCCTTGGGCTATCACCCTTTCAAACGCTGCTACTCATTGTCGCGCTGTTGATATTCCTCGGCTGCTTCATGGAGACACTCTCCATGCTGCTCGTCACAGCGCCATTGATCACGCCCATCGTCGTTGCCCTTGGTTATGATCCGGTATGGTTTGGTGTCTTGTTGATGGTTCTTTTGGAAACTGCGCTGATCACCCCACCAATCGGCATCAACCTTTATGTTGTGCAGGCCGTGCGCGGAAAAGGTGAGATGCTGGATGTCATGAAGGGTGCCTTGCCTTTTGTCGGCACCATGTTCGCCATGATCGCACTGCTATTAGCGTTCCCACAAATCGCACTTTGGCTCCCCTCACTATTTTATTGA
- a CDS encoding hydantoinase B/oxoprolinase family protein, with protein MWQFWVDRGGTFTDVVAKRPDGELITHKLLSENPEQYKDAAVQGVRDLMGLSQDAPLPPHSINAVKMGTTVATNALLERKGDPTLLLITQGFGDLLRIGYQNRPKLFDLNIQLPELLYTDVQEVPERLNADGEVVTELDLDVARQHLQRAYDKGLRGVAIAFMHSYLNPDHELQVADVAKEIGFTQISTSHETSKLIKLIGRGDTTVVDAYLSPILRRYIDQVATALDVKGGACERIFFMQSNGGLTDANLFQGKDSILSGPAGGVVGMVKTAEQAGFDKLIGFDMGGTSTDVCHYAGEYERSFETEVAGVRMRAPMMNIHTVAAGGGSVLTFQDGRYQVGPESAGANPGPACYRRGGPLTVTDCNVLLGKLNADYFPAVFGPNADEKLDTDVVREKFVAIAQEVADATGNAPLSPEETAEGFLKIAVENMANAIKKISVQRGYDVTQYTLNCFGGAGGQHACLIADTLGMKSVFIHPFAGVLSAFGMGLADIRAIKEEQYEQPLNALDGAREMLSRLSKAVTKEVTEQGIGEDGIKVITRAHLRYQGSHQTLEVPFSDTAAMSKSFDGAHKARFGFSSPDRALIFDMLSAEAVGRAGDVSDANNITQTKDESAPTNVPVHLEGALQNIPMIDRETLAAGAVVKGPAIIVEPTGTNMIEPGWQGTIDAHGNLILERFIAAKRMTAMGTDADPIMLEVFNNLFMSIAEQMGATLANTAYSVNIKERFDFSCALFDSTGGLVANAPHVPVHLGSMGESVRTVARLNEGQIKPGDSFMLNNPYNGGTHLPDVTVITPVFDKQGETILFYVGSRGHHADIGGRTPGSAPPDSKHIEEEGVVIDNFRLVDGGTLRESETRALLASGKYPCRNIEENMADLEAQIAANSTGIREVHRMMDTFGLDVVLAYMGHVQANAEASVREVIGRLKDSSFTYPLDEGQEIKVKISVDQQAREATIDFTGTSSQDVGNYNAPSAVCTAVVLYVFRLLTGKDIPLNEGCLKPLKIVAPEGSMINPQYPAAVIAGNTEVSQSICDCLLGALGVIAGSQGTMNNFVWGNDHFQNYETICGGSGAGEGFDGTDAIQIHMTNTRMTDPEVLEKRFPVRVEEFSIRNGSGGGGKWHGGEGIKRQIRFLEPVIVTTLCCHRVTQPHGVAGGEKGAIGENRVLRMSGERVELKGNDECALEAGDVYEMLTPGGGGFGK; from the coding sequence ATGTGGCAATTTTGGGTAGATCGTGGTGGCACATTCACAGATGTGGTGGCCAAAAGACCTGACGGGGAATTAATTACTCACAAGCTTCTTTCTGAGAACCCTGAGCAATATAAAGATGCAGCCGTGCAAGGTGTGCGCGATCTTATGGGTCTTTCCCAAGATGCCCCCTTGCCGCCGCACAGCATAAATGCCGTTAAAATGGGAACGACTGTTGCCACCAATGCTCTGTTGGAACGCAAGGGCGATCCGACCCTCCTGCTCATCACGCAAGGCTTTGGCGATCTGTTGCGCATTGGCTACCAAAACCGACCAAAGCTCTTCGATCTAAACATCCAATTGCCAGAGCTTCTTTATACCGATGTGCAAGAAGTACCAGAACGATTGAATGCGGATGGCGAGGTTGTAACCGAGCTTGATCTCGATGTTGCGCGTCAACACCTGCAACGCGCCTATGATAAGGGCCTGCGCGGTGTTGCGATTGCCTTCATGCACTCTTACCTCAATCCAGATCATGAATTGCAGGTTGCAGATGTTGCAAAAGAAATCGGCTTCACGCAGATTTCGACAAGCCATGAAACATCCAAGCTGATCAAGCTCATCGGGCGCGGTGATACCACGGTGGTGGATGCCTATCTCTCGCCTATTCTACGTCGCTATATCGACCAAGTGGCAACCGCTTTGGATGTAAAAGGCGGTGCGTGTGAACGTATCTTCTTTATGCAATCAAATGGCGGGCTAACGGACGCAAATTTGTTCCAAGGAAAAGATAGCATTCTGTCTGGCCCAGCTGGTGGCGTTGTTGGCATGGTGAAGACAGCAGAACAAGCAGGTTTCGACAAGCTCATCGGTTTTGACATGGGCGGCACATCAACCGATGTTTGTCACTATGCAGGCGAATATGAACGCTCGTTTGAAACCGAGGTTGCAGGCGTTCGTATGCGCGCGCCAATGATGAATATTCATACCGTTGCTGCCGGAGGTGGGTCTGTCCTCACCTTCCAAGATGGCCGCTACCAAGTAGGCCCAGAAAGCGCTGGCGCAAATCCCGGCCCTGCATGCTACCGCCGTGGTGGACCGCTAACAGTGACCGATTGCAATGTGCTTTTGGGCAAATTAAACGCTGACTATTTCCCTGCCGTCTTTGGCCCTAATGCGGACGAAAAACTAGATACCGATGTTGTGCGTGAAAAGTTCGTGGCCATTGCACAAGAGGTGGCCGATGCCACAGGCAATGCGCCCTTGTCTCCTGAAGAGACGGCTGAAGGTTTCTTGAAAATCGCCGTGGAAAATATGGCGAACGCGATTAAGAAAATCTCGGTCCAACGTGGCTATGACGTCACTCAATATACGCTCAATTGTTTTGGTGGTGCGGGTGGACAACACGCCTGTCTTATCGCTGACACGCTTGGCATGAAGAGTGTGTTCATTCATCCGTTCGCAGGCGTTCTATCTGCTTTTGGTATGGGCCTTGCCGATATTCGTGCGATAAAAGAAGAGCAATATGAGCAACCGCTTAATGCACTAGACGGTGCCCGCGAGATGCTCTCCCGCCTTTCAAAAGCTGTCACTAAGGAAGTAACCGAGCAAGGTATTGGCGAAGACGGCATCAAGGTCATCACACGCGCCCATTTGCGCTATCAAGGCTCCCACCAAACTCTTGAGGTGCCGTTTAGCGATACGGCGGCCATGTCGAAGAGTTTTGACGGTGCCCATAAAGCTCGCTTTGGTTTTTCATCACCAGACCGCGCTTTGATTTTTGACATGCTAAGTGCAGAAGCCGTTGGCCGTGCGGGCGATGTATCGGATGCTAATAATATCACCCAGACCAAAGACGAGAGCGCACCAACAAATGTCCCTGTTCACCTTGAAGGGGCATTGCAAAACATTCCAATGATTGACCGCGAAACCCTCGCGGCAGGTGCCGTCGTCAAAGGTCCTGCTATCATCGTGGAACCAACCGGCACCAATATGATTGAACCAGGTTGGCAGGGCACGATTGATGCTCATGGCAATCTCATTCTCGAGCGCTTTATCGCAGCCAAGCGCATGACCGCAATGGGCACAGATGCTGACCCGATCATGCTTGAAGTGTTCAACAATCTCTTCATGTCGATTGCAGAACAAATGGGCGCGACGCTTGCCAACACCGCTTATTCTGTAAACATCAAAGAACGCTTCGATTTCTCCTGCGCCCTATTTGATAGCACCGGCGGCTTGGTCGCCAATGCGCCGCATGTGCCAGTACACTTAGGCTCAATGGGTGAAAGCGTGCGCACCGTGGCGCGGCTTAATGAAGGGCAAATTAAACCGGGTGACAGCTTCATGCTGAACAACCCTTATAATGGCGGCACACACCTTCCAGATGTCACCGTGATTACCCCCGTCTTCGACAAACAAGGTGAGACGATCTTGTTTTACGTCGGCTCCCGCGGCCACCACGCAGACATTGGTGGACGCACGCCTGGCTCTGCGCCACCAGACAGCAAACATATCGAAGAAGAAGGCGTCGTGATCGACAATTTCAGGCTGGTTGATGGCGGCACTTTGCGCGAGAGTGAGACGCGCGCCCTGCTTGCCTCTGGCAAATATCCATGCCGCAACATTGAAGAAAATATGGCCGATTTAGAAGCTCAAATTGCGGCCAATTCAACGGGCATCCGTGAAGTGCACCGCATGATGGACACCTTCGGCCTTGATGTCGTTCTCGCTTATATGGGCCACGTTCAAGCCAACGCGGAAGCATCTGTTCGCGAAGTGATTGGCCGCTTGAAAGATAGCTCTTTCACTTATCCGCTGGATGAAGGGCAAGAGATCAAAGTTAAGATCAGCGTTGACCAGCAGGCCCGCGAAGCGACCATCGACTTTACGGGAACCTCCAGCCAAGACGTAGGCAATTACAACGCGCCAAGTGCTGTTTGCACAGCGGTGGTGCTTTATGTCTTCCGCTTGCTCACGGGCAAAGATATTCCTCTTAATGAAGGCTGCTTAAAACCCCTCAAAATCGTCGCCCCCGAAGGCTCCATGATTAACCCGCAATACCCTGCAGCCGTTATCGCAGGCAACACAGAGGTCAGCCAATCAATCTGCGATTGTCTGCTTGGGGCACTCGGCGTGATTGCGGGCTCACAAGGCACGATGAACAATTTCGTCTGGGGTAATGATCACTTCCAAAATTATGAGACCATATGCGGTGGCTCAGGTGCGGGCGAAGGGTTTGATGGCACAGATGCCATCCAAATTCATATGACCAACACGCGCATGACCGACCCTGAAGTGTTAGAAAAACGCTTTCCCGTGCGCGTTGAAGAGTTTTCAATCCGCAACGGTTCAGGTGGCGGCGGAAAATGGCACGGCGGCGAAGGGATTAAGCGACAGATCCGTTTCCTAGAACCCGTCATCGTCACCACCCTATGCTGCCACCGCGTTACCCAACCTCACGGTGTTGCAGGTGGTGAAAAAGGTGCCATCGGCGAAAACCGTGTGCTGCGCATGAGCGGTGAACGGGTGGAGCTTAAAGGCAACGATGAATGCGCGCTTGAAGCAGGTGACGTCTATGAAATGCTGACACCGGGCGGCGGCGGATTTGGAAAATAA
- a CDS encoding SDR family NAD(P)-dependent oxidoreductase, translating into MKNTQIIAITGASAGLGKALALSYAGEGTQLFLSARNEKRLEEVAALCRDKGAEAHVQTVDVCDVSAVENWLASIAAYGPINLVVANAGIMMTNDEMGEDKSIEIAHQQVDTNMKAVMTLTFAAERIMRGQDKFENGTRGQIGIVASLSAIQPIGGIAAYSASKAGVKAFGEAMGEHLAKRDIEVSVVCPGYIKTDMITRSRSFRPFTMTAEQAAAKTKHAFDRLKPYAAFPLVLVLITAPARLLPTRLRRLATAAFGFKKLG; encoded by the coding sequence ATGAAAAACACACAGATAATTGCCATTACAGGTGCCAGCGCAGGTCTTGGCAAAGCGCTGGCTCTGAGCTATGCCGGTGAAGGAACACAGTTATTCCTCTCCGCTCGCAATGAGAAACGCTTGGAAGAGGTGGCTGCGCTTTGTCGTGACAAAGGCGCTGAGGCTCATGTGCAAACTGTTGATGTATGCGACGTATCAGCGGTTGAGAACTGGTTAGCATCAATTGCAGCTTATGGTCCGATTAATCTGGTTGTCGCCAATGCGGGCATCATGATGACCAACGATGAGATGGGCGAAGATAAGTCGATTGAAATTGCTCATCAGCAGGTCGATACAAACATGAAAGCAGTGATGACACTGACCTTTGCTGCAGAACGGATCATGCGCGGCCAAGATAAATTTGAAAACGGTACCCGTGGACAAATCGGTATTGTCGCTTCTTTATCGGCCATTCAACCCATTGGAGGCATTGCTGCCTATAGCGCCTCAAAAGCAGGCGTTAAAGCCTTCGGCGAGGCGATGGGAGAGCACCTAGCAAAACGCGATATCGAAGTAAGCGTGGTCTGCCCAGGATACATCAAAACAGACATGATAACCCGCTCGCGCAGTTTTCGGCCTTTCACCATGACAGCCGAACAAGCAGCGGCCAAAACCAAACACGCCTTCGACCGCTTAAAGCCCTACGCCGCTTTTCCACTCGTTCTCGTCTTAATCACGGCACCCGCACGATTGTTGCCAACAAGATTACGCAGGCTCGCTACGGCGGCATTTGGATTTAAGAAATTGGGGTGA
- a CDS encoding FAD-dependent oxidoreductase yields MKIIIAGAGASGLAAATWLTKLGHEVEVLEATDRAGGRAKIAKRPQSDDLFDVGTQYFHSNYKRARSLLRDCGLHKDLHMINGPTRFFDKRKKSGSFLVHHWFPYIASGSIWDNIRLIFSGGWQMLRHPINPYAVGNYDYIDAKSAKELVPNEFEWEYNARALISVGSLVEPDQIEEKQSYLQVLRLMRIIVPTNYLSLNHGMPAFHEAMAAKLTVHYNTPISSLIMKGEKVGGVVTASGETIEADHTILAMPPSATSAIIPDDWATEQDFLQSISHPPMMVVTLFLDRALETKVWSYVFREEDDKLISFCVDGAKRNPNMAPTGKAALQAWICYPACEKLTALSDDEITATVAAELQEHFPDIQNQIEHSHVQRHAQSVPQAKPGHNAAARSFLELVDQRDGIEFCGDYFSGGYLECALWSSERAVTRITGKKGFY; encoded by the coding sequence ATGAAAATTATCATTGCAGGCGCTGGAGCTTCAGGTTTGGCGGCCGCCACGTGGCTCACAAAACTTGGCCATGAGGTTGAAGTTTTAGAAGCAACAGACCGTGCTGGTGGGCGTGCAAAAATTGCGAAACGTCCGCAGTCTGATGACCTGTTCGATGTGGGAACGCAGTACTTTCATTCCAACTATAAACGCGCCCGTTCTTTGTTGCGCGATTGTGGTTTGCACAAAGACCTACACATGATCAATGGACCGACCCGCTTTTTCGACAAAAGGAAAAAATCTGGCTCGTTTCTCGTCCACCACTGGTTTCCTTACATTGCGTCCGGCTCTATCTGGGACAATATACGGCTGATTTTTTCGGGTGGTTGGCAGATGTTGCGCCATCCAATCAACCCTTATGCAGTCGGCAATTATGATTATATCGACGCAAAGTCTGCGAAGGAACTCGTCCCAAATGAATTTGAGTGGGAATATAATGCCCGCGCACTCATTTCTGTTGGTTCCTTAGTTGAACCAGATCAGATCGAGGAGAAGCAGTCCTATCTTCAGGTTTTACGGTTGATGCGTATTATTGTCCCGACCAATTACCTATCGCTCAATCACGGTATGCCCGCGTTTCATGAAGCAATGGCAGCCAAGCTTACAGTGCACTACAACACGCCTATTTCATCACTGATTATGAAGGGTGAGAAGGTTGGCGGTGTTGTAACGGCTAGTGGTGAAACCATCGAAGCAGATCACACAATTCTTGCCATGCCACCAAGTGCTACTTCCGCGATTATTCCAGATGACTGGGCTACAGAACAAGACTTCTTACAAAGTATTTCCCATCCGCCGATGATGGTCGTAACCCTGTTTTTAGATCGCGCTTTAGAGACAAAAGTCTGGTCTTATGTTTTCCGAGAAGAAGATGACAAATTGATAAGCTTTTGTGTCGATGGCGCAAAGCGAAACCCAAACATGGCCCCCACTGGCAAGGCAGCCCTTCAAGCGTGGATTTGCTATCCAGCTTGTGAAAAACTCACAGCCCTAAGCGATGATGAAATCACAGCCACCGTCGCCGCGGAGCTACAAGAGCATTTTCCAGACATTCAAAATCAGATTGAACACAGCCACGTTCAACGCCATGCTCAATCTGTGCCGCAAGCAAAGCCAGGGCATAATGCAGCAGCCCGCTCTTTCTTAGAACTGGTTGATCAACGTGACGGTATCGAATTTTGCGGCGATTATTTTTCAGGCGGCTATCTAGAATGTGCACTTTGGAGTTCTGAACGTGCGGTAACACGCATCACAGGCAAAAAAGGCTTCTACTAG
- a CDS encoding capsular biosynthesis protein: MSPFFSRLAERLRTEGHDAHRINLGFGDWLFWRSGGARNFRGRLKNWPNYLEEFLKDKNVTDIILLGDCRPHHRVAIEKARALGVEVTVIELGYLRPNWLTIERYGMSSLSHFPNDPKKILAIANQVDEVDVPAADPDRYFARMAFWDVCYKLSTVFFFWLYPFYKFHSIYHPIHEYFFWIMRLFGEKRRNKQADHIVDDVVAHAQEKPYFVYALQLNTDYQIRSHSPFDDQERALDLVFQSFKLNADENARIVVKQHPLDAGVVNWSRVVPRLARENGVEDKVVFVDGGNLDLLLANSLGLIVVNSTVGTSALSLGVPFITLGAAIFDVEGLSFQGFIDDFWSNRKPPDPELSAAFLKTIKATVQIPGGFYSNLAMEQGIEAATAKLLGRGVNGSDAYELLPPRYKIKASVEVPWF, encoded by the coding sequence ATGTCGCCGTTTTTTTCACGGCTGGCCGAACGATTACGCACAGAAGGTCATGATGCACATCGCATCAATTTAGGATTTGGCGATTGGTTGTTTTGGCGTTCTGGCGGTGCGCGTAACTTTCGTGGACGTTTAAAAAACTGGCCAAATTACCTTGAAGAGTTTCTCAAAGACAAAAACGTAACGGATATTATTCTACTGGGCGATTGTCGGCCTCATCACCGTGTTGCGATAGAAAAAGCGAGAGCGCTTGGTGTTGAAGTTACCGTTATTGAGCTTGGATATTTGCGACCAAATTGGTTGACGATTGAGCGCTATGGTATGAGTAGCTTGTCGCATTTTCCCAACGATCCAAAAAAGATTTTGGCGATTGCCAATCAAGTAGATGAAGTTGATGTGCCAGCGGCTGACCCCGACCGCTATTTTGCACGAATGGCCTTTTGGGATGTTTGTTATAAGCTCTCAACGGTGTTTTTTTTCTGGCTTTACCCGTTTTACAAGTTCCACTCTATCTATCATCCAATCCATGAATACTTTTTCTGGATCATGAGACTTTTTGGTGAGAAGAGAAGGAACAAGCAAGCAGATCATATCGTTGATGATGTGGTGGCGCACGCTCAAGAGAAGCCTTATTTCGTCTATGCTCTTCAATTGAATACCGACTATCAAATCAGATCGCATTCGCCTTTTGATGATCAAGAGCGCGCGCTTGATCTTGTCTTTCAGTCGTTCAAGCTGAATGCCGATGAAAATGCCCGCATCGTGGTAAAGCAACATCCGCTTGATGCAGGTGTCGTCAATTGGAGCCGTGTTGTGCCGCGTTTAGCGCGGGAAAACGGTGTTGAGGATAAAGTGGTGTTTGTCGATGGCGGCAATCTAGACTTGCTACTGGCAAACAGTCTCGGCTTGATTGTGGTCAATAGTACGGTTGGAACTTCAGCATTATCCTTAGGCGTGCCGTTTATAACGCTTGGTGCTGCGATTTTTGATGTCGAGGGTTTAAGTTTCCAAGGTTTTATTGATGACTTTTGGTCAAATCGAAAACCACCGGACCCTGAATTGTCTGCGGCATTTTTGAAAACCATCAAAGCGACGGTTCAAATTCCTGGCGGGTTTTATTCCAACCTAGCCATGGAGCAGGGTATTGAAGCAGCTACAGCCAAGCTTCTTGGCCGCGGGGTGAATGGGAGCGATGCTTACGAGTTGCTGCCGCCGCGATACAAGATCAAGGCAAGTGTGGAAGTGCCGTGGTTCTAG